AATACCTGCTGTTGAGCTTTATGTTGTTTACCGTGTTGGGAACGAGGCTCCTCCTGAGACGGTCCTGCTCCTTCGACAGGGGATTGCGCAGGAACAGCTCCAGGTCCTCGTTGATCTTCAGCCTGTTCAGAGGGTCCTCACCGGTGAAGGAATAGCCGCTCACTTCTATCATGTTGTGATGGGTCGACAGGATACCCTTGACCTTCCGTTCGAAGAGGCGGAATTCGTTCTTGCGCGGCGGCGCGCAGGTGACCATCGGCGCGGCCGGCGTGATGTTGTCGTAGCCGTATATCCGCCCGACTTCCTCCACGATGTCTTCCGGTATCGATATGTCCTTGGTGGCACGGTAGCTCGGTACGTCTATCGTGAGCTTCGATCCGTCGCTCTTCAGCTTGAAATCGAGGGACGTGAGGATCGAGGCGATCCTGGCGTCGTCCACCTGCTGTCCCAGGCGCTTGCGGATGAAATCGGCGGAGGTGACGATGGATATGCTTTTCTGCTTCACCGGGTAGCAGTCGATGATCTCGGAGGCAGCTTCCGCGCCGGGTATGATCTGCCTGATGAGGTCGTAGCAGCGCAGCAGCGCCGGTATCGTGTTCTCCGGCGAGAGGGATTTTTCGAACCTGATGGCCGCCTCGGTGCGGTGGGCGTACCGGTTGGCGGTCTTCCGGATGTTGACCGGGTTGAAGTTGGCCGCTTCAAGGACTATTTCCGTGGTGCCGTCCTCGATCTCGCTGTTGCCGCCGCCCATGACGCCGGCCAGGGCGATGGGGCCCGAGGCGTCGGCGATGACGACGTCTTCGGACATAAGCTCGAAGGTCTGCCCGTCAAGGGTCATCAGCGGCTCCTTGTCGCCGGCCAGGCGGACGAAGATGGTGTTGCCTTTAAGCTTTTTCCGGTCAAAGGCGTGCATTGGCTTGCCGATCTCCGCCATTACGTAGTTGGTGATGTCGACGATGTTATTGATGGGGCGCATGCCGATGGCTTCCACGGCCGCCTTGAGCCATTCCGGCGATTCGGCTATCTTTATGCCAGTCACCACCAAGCCGCTGTAACGCGGCGACGCTTCCGGGTTGAGTATCTTGACCGTGAGCTCCTCCCTGTTCTTCATCGTGTCGAGGAGCGAATAATCTATAACGCTCTTGAAGGGCCGGTTGAAGAGGGCGCCGATCTCGCGGGCGAAACCCTCGTGGCTCCAGAGGTCGGGCCGGTGCGTGATGGACTTGTTGTCGATCTCGAAGCGGACATCCATCCTGAGCGGGTAGAGCTCGCTTAAGGGTGCGCCGAGCTTCGTGTCCGGGGGCATCACCATGATGCCGGAATGGTCGTCGCTCAGTCCCAGTTCACGCTCCGAGCAGAGCATCCCTTCCGATTCCTCGCCGCGGATCTTGGTTTTCTTGATGGTGCCCTCGGCGAAGACGGTGCCCACCGTGGCAAGGGGAACGATGTCGCCCTTCCTGTGGTTCGGGGCGCCGCACACGACGCGGTATTGCCTTGTTCCGGCGTCGAGGTCGACAAGGGTGAGCTTGTCCGCGTTGGGATGCGGCTTTACATCGAGAATCTTCGCCGCGTATATGGTTTTGAAGTGGGTATTGACATGCTCGACGGAATCAATCTCGGCGCTGGACATGGTGATGCGGAGGGCCATCTCCTCCGGGGAAATGCCGCTCGTGTCCACCATCTTGTTCAGTATGTTCAGTGAAAGCCACATGGCCGCGCTCCGTTAAAACTGCTTCAGGAAGCGGATATCGCCGCTCAGGAAGTGCCGTATATCGTTAATGCCGTATTTCATCATTATGAGACGGTTCAGTCCCAGGCCGAAGGCGAAACCGGACCACTGCTCCGGATCAATACCGCCCATGCGGAGTACGTTGGGGTGCACCAGTCCGCAGGGGAGGAGCTCCACCCAGCCCGACTGCTTGCACACGCTGCAGCCCTTGCCGTCGCAGATGAGGCAGTTTATGTCAAGCTCGAAGCCGGGCTCCACGAAGGGGAAATACCCGGGGCGCAGGCGCACCTTCACCTCGCGGTGAAAGATCTCGCTGAGGAGCTTCTTCATGACGTAGATAAGGTGGGCCACGGTGATCTCCCGGTCCACCATCATCCCCTCCACCTGGTAAAAGGTGTTCTCATGGGAGGCGTCGGTGCTCTCATACCGGAAGACCCTGCCGGGCCCAACGATCTTGAAGGGGGGCTTCACCTTTTCCAGCGCCCGTATCTGGATGGCCGAGGTGTGGGTCCTGAGGAGGTTGCCATCCTCGGTCCAGAAGGTGTCCTGCATGTCCCGGGCCGGGTGGTGCTTCGGAATGTTCAGGGCTTCGAAGTTGTAATAATCGGTCTCCACCTCGGGACCGTCCTGTATCTCAAATCCCATGGAGGTGAAGATGTCTTCTATTTCATATTGAATCTGCGAGATGGGATGGAGCCGTCCGAGAGATTCCCGACCCGTGGCCGCGGGACTGTCAAGGGTGACATCGATCCACTGTTTCCTGATCTTCTCTTCGGCGCCCGATTTTGAGAGTTCCGCTGTTCTGGCATCCAGGGATGTTTCGATTTCGCTTTTATACTGGTTGGAGAGTTTGCCGATGGCGGCCCGTTCTTCGGGCTGCAGGTTGCCGACGGAGCGGAGGATCTGGGTGAGGGCCCCTTTCCTGCCGAGATACTTGATGCGCAGTTCCTCTATCGATTGGACGCTGTCCGCCGCCTTGATCGCCGCGAGGGCTTCGCCGCGTAATGTTCCCAGTTCCTGTTCCATGTGTCGCACTCAGCGGTTACAACCGCGTTATGACCAATAGGGTCAAGGTACGGTAAAAGTCAAGAACATTGTAAGGATTTTTTTGTCGGGTCAAGAGGCACAGTTGCCGTCGGTTGCCGAGCGGAGCGATGCAGTGAGCCTGCCGAACTGACGAGGCAAGCGGGATAGCCCGGCCCCCACCCAATGCTACTCCCCATCAGCCGTTCATGGCGTTGATGGCGATCTTCGCCGCGCCGAATGCGGGGACCTTCATCGGATCCTCCAGGGGGAGGATGGCGCATTTGCCCTTGAATCCCTTGAGGACACGTTCGTTCACGACCTGTTTGACGGATGGCAGAAATAGCCTGTGCGCCCGGGAAACGCCGCCGCCGATAAGGATCGCCTCGGGATTGAAGATGTTGACCAGGTTGGCGATGCCGAAGCCTACATAGGCGGCGTATCCCTCCAAAATTTTCAGGGCCGTTTCATCCTTTTTCGCCGCCTCTTCCGAGATCATTTTAGCCGATAGCTCCTCTTCGTCGAGACGTCCCTGTATAGAGGACTTCTTGTTCTTCTTTAAGAGTTCGCGGCCCAGCTCGACCATAGCCGGCGCCGACGCGTACCGCTCCCAGCAACCGCGGCTGCCGCAGGGGCATTCCCTGCCGTTGTAGTCGATGGACATGTGGCCCACCTCCATGGCGTTTCCCGCCTGGCCGGTGTAGATTTTGTTGTCGATGACCACGCCGCCGCCTATGCCGGTTCCCAGGGTGATCATGATCCAGTTCCGGTACTTGCTGACGTTTTCCTTCCACCACGCTCCGATGAGGGCCACGGTGGCGTCGTTTTCCAGGAATACCTTCGTACCGGTGGCGCTCTCGATGTTCTTCGCGATGGGATGGTTGTTGAAGGAGGGGATGTTCGGCGCCTTTATTATCAGCCCTTTCTCCTTGTCGATGGGTCCGGGCGTGCCGATGCCGATTCCCTTGATGTCGATCTTGGAGACCGAGGCGGACGTGGCCAGCACTTCAATGAGCCTGATGATGCTGTCGTCGATGTCTTTCGCGGTTTTCAGTGTCTCGATTTCCCTGAAGCTCAGCTCCCTGCCAGAGCGGTCGGTGAGGATCCCCTTTATTTTTGTTCCGCCAATATCTATACCTGCGAACATGGTCCATTGACTCCTTGATGGTTATCGATATATTTCCCGGAATTTGCCGGAAAGATAAGAAATGAAGGGCTGCACGCGCACTTCGCCGCCGGTGATCTCCTTCACAAGCTCCGTGAAGGTATAGCGCGAGCCATGGCGATGCACCTTGTCCCTGAGCCATCCTCGGAGGGTGCCCATATTCCCCTGTTCGATTTCGTACGGGATCGACGGGTGGTCCTCCAGGGCCCTGTTGAAGAGCTGGGCGGACAGTAGGTTGCCGATGGTATAGGTCGGGAAGTATCCGAAGGCGCCATGGGCCCAGTGTATGTCCTGGAGGCAGCCCCGGGCGTCATCGGGCGGCGTTATCCCCAGGTACTGGCTGTATTTTTCGTTCCAGACCTCGGGGATTTCCTTTGTCTCGAGGGTCCCGCCGATGAGCTCTTTCTCTATTTCGAACCTTATGAAAATATGGAGATTGTATGTGAGCTCGTCCGATTCGACGCGGATCAATCCCGGCCTGGCGCTGTTCACAGCGCGGTAAAACTGTTCCAGCCCGATGCCGTCAAGCTGGCCGGGAAAATGTTTTTTAAGAACAGGAAGATAGTGTTTCCAGAAGAATCTGCTCCTTCCGACGATGTTTTCCCACAGACGGGACTGGGATTCATGGACCCCCAGCGAGATGGGCTGGCACAGGGGCGTGTTGACCAGATCTAAGGGGAGACCCTGGTCGTACAGGGCATGGCCGCCTTCATGGATGGTGCTGAACAGGGCGGAGAGAAGATCGTTCTCGTCGAAGCGCGTGGTGATGCGTACGTCATAGGGGGTGAAGGACGTGGTAAAGGGATGGGCCGAACGGTCCTGGCGGCCTCTCTTGAAATCATAGGACATATCTTTAAGAACGATCAGGCCGAAGGCCTCCTGTGCAGCGGCGCTGAAATTCTGCTTTAAGAAAGAGGTATCCGGGGCCCTTTCGCTTTCGGTGATCTCCCTGGCCAGGGGGACCAGCTCCGCTTTCATCTCGGTGAAGAGCTTTTCCACGGCCGAGGTCTTCAGGTCCGGCTCGAAGAGGTCGAGAAGTGCGTCGTAGCGGTGTTCCCTGTAGCCGAGGCAGTCTGCCTCCTCGCGGTTCAGCTCTATCAGCTCCGACAGTATTGGAGCGAAGGCGTTGAAATCGGACCGTTTTCTTGCGTCAATCCAGATTGAATTCGCCTTTGTGGTGGTGCGCGCCATCCGGGTGACCAGCTCTTCCGGTATTTTGACTTTCTGATCAAAGGCCCGGCGCGCCACACGGACCATGGCCACTTCAGTGGAGAAATAGTCGCCGCCCCTGGTTTCAGCTTCGGCGTCTTCAAGGAGGCGGGCCATGGTATCGGAAACGAGCCACCGGTGAGCCAGCTCCGATAGAAGGGTGACCTGCTCCGACCGGGCCTTCACGCCTTCCTCCGGCATGAAGGTTTCCATGTCCCAGCTCAGTATCGATATGGTCTGCTCCAGGGTGCTGATGCGGGCCCACTGTTCCTTGAATTTGTCCAGAGCCGATTTCATCGGGCTGAGTTCCTCCTTTTGGGTGCGGATATGATTCGGCAGTTATTGTTTTTAATCAAGCACTTCTATATTATTGCCCTGACTCAGGGCATGGGTTTTGACCGGGATCCGGTCGGGAATTGTACGAGGGGACAAGGGCTGGCGCGCCCTTTTCCCCTCGTGCTCCCCTTTTCCCCGGTCGCTCAATCGCCGCGACGGGCTTACTTTTGATGCTTGTAATGTTTTCAAGGTTTTTCTGTTTGTGAAAGATTGTGGATATTGTTTGCTTTATAGCGATGGCAATAAAAGCCTTTCTCCTTTCGCTCCGGAAGGCCCTTCCTGGGCCATCCTCGCGACGCCGCGCGTCCTGCGCGGCGACTTGCCAATAAAGGTTACTATGAACACCCGTGGCAGGGAGGCCACGGGTGGCGCGAGTCTGCAGGAGGCTGCATAGGAGCGCCGGGCAGGTTAACTAATTTCTTAGATAACGACCAGCCCGCCGCAGGCGCGGGGGAGAAGGGGAGCGCGAAGGGGGAGAAGGGAGGCCGCCCCTCTCCCCCTCGCATAATCCCTGCCCCGGTTCAGGGTAAAGAAACATGAGTGCTTTTTAAGATATTTCGGCCACATCATATAAATCGTGCTTGCCTGATTTTCGACTTGCATGCTGGATCATACCAACAGGAAACCAATCATCATGAAAAAGATCGACTTCCATACCCATACCACCGCCTCTGACGGCATCTTTTCCCCCCGGCAGCTCATCGACCTGGCGGTCCGGAACGGCATTGTGGCCATGGCAATAACGGACCATGACACGGTTGAGGGGCTGCCGGAGGCGATGGACTACGCGGCATCCTTAGGCCTCCGCCTTTACCCTGGCATTGAGTTCAGCATCGAGTATGCTACCGGCTCCTTCCATCTCATCGGCCTCGACATCGATTATCGTCACGAGGGACTACGGAGCACGGCGAAACGACTGACGGAATTCCGCAATAACAGGATCTTCCGCATTATCGACGATCTAAAACAGCACGGTATTGACATTCCCCTGGACGAGGTCATGGCTGCGGCGGGAGGAGGGGCCATGGGCCGTCCCCATGTGGCCAGGGTCATGGTGAGCCACGGGCATGGGCCGAATATTAAGGATATATTTAAGAATTACCTTGTTCCGGGGAAGCCCGGATATGTAAAAAAAGTGCGCATCGAGTTCAACGAGGCGGTTGCCCTCATCAAGGAAAGCGGCGGCATTCCGGTCATCGCCCATCCGGTGTCGCTCGAATGCAGGGACATGGACGAGTTCGAAGGACTGTTGAAGGGATTTGTCGGGGCCGGTGTTGAGGGGGTGGAAGCCTACGCATCGATGCATACCCCTGAAATGGCCGAGATGTACCGGGCCCTTGCGGTGAAATACAATCTGGTGATAACCGGCGGGAGCGATTTCCACGGAGACAAGGACGAAACAATGGGTAATTACCAGAAGGAGAGCCCCATCCCCTTTGAGCTGTATGAGCAGCTTGAAAGCTATATCGGCAGGCGGCTATAGAAGAATCAAAAACCTTCCGCAGTGGGTGCACAGCGAGATTCCCTTCCGCTCCTTGATCTGTTCAATGTAGAAGGGGGGTATTTCCATGTGGCAGCCGGAACAGCTGTTCTTTTCCACGATGGAGAAGGGATTGTCCCTCTTTTTCCTCATCCTTTCATAGTATGTCAGGGACCTGTTGTCGATGAGCTTCCTCATGGATTCGATCTTCCTGGTGACAGATTCGCTTTTATCTCCCTCGTCAAGAAGCTTGTACAGGCTGTCGAGACGGATCAGTAGGTCAAGGTCGGAGGAGGGCACGCCGGACAGGTTTTCCGGTTTGCCGGTGGCCGGTTTGTCCTTTGTCGATATGGATTCGAAGTAGGATTTAGCCTCTTTCTTGAGAAGGGTATACAGCTTCGCCGGCGTGGGCTCGGCGTCGATCATTTTCCTTTTTTCCTTGTTCGAGAAGAGGCGCGCCATCATGCCGATCAGGTAGAGGTACTTGGTGCTCATCTCGGTGGGGAATATGCTGAGGAGGACATACTTTACCGGCTTTTCATCCGGTGCCTGGTAATCGATCGGCTTCTCGAGGATGCCGATTATTGATATGAGATCACTCACTGATTCGGTGCGGGCATGGGGAATGGCCAGGCCGTTGCCTATGCCGGTATTTTCGAGGGATTCCCGGTGTATCACCTGGGCGTAATAGCGTTCCTTGTTGGTTATACATTCCAGATCCTGGAGCTTGTCCACGAGCTCTTTAATGACGAGCTGCTTTTCCGTGGATTTTATTTTGAGAATTTTCTTTTTTTCAAATAGCTCTTCGAGATCCATAATGTACCGCCCGGTAGAAATTGGAAGATGGTTGAAAGGTAAAACTTTCGGGGCGAGAGGATTTGAACCTCCGACCCCTTGACCCCCAGTCAAGTGCGCTAACCGGACTGCGCTACGCCCCGTATAAGTTTCGTGACAATAGTTACAACATGAGGATGCGCTGTAAAGTAAATTTCTTAAAATATTCAAAATGCGGTGATTTGCGTCATGAGGGCGAGGATGCGCATCCTCGCCTCGTGACGTGTATCATAAAATTGAATTGACGTAAATTATTGAATATTTGATCTACAAGCATGATGAGGAAGAACATTATGAAATCATACATATCCATATATTTGAACATGGCTGTTATATTATTCTGGATCTTCCTAACGTCCTGTTCCACTACCTCGGACGGCAAGATGGTTGTGGCTTTTAATAATTCCCGCATGCACAGCCTGAATATCGAGGCAAAGACATATTGCAATGAGGCCCTGCGTTATTCCAAACAGAAAAAAACCCGGGATGCCATCAAGGCCTTTACCAGGTCCATTGAGATCGATCCGAGTGTAGCGGCCTATAACGGCCGAAGCCTTGAATACTACCGTGCCGGGCGCTTCGATGACGCGGTCACTGACGCCAACAGGGCCATTATGATGAACCCGAAGTTTCCGATACCCTATGTGACCAGAGGGAATTCTTTTTACCGGCTGAAGGAGTATGACAGGGCCCTGAAAAGCTACAAGAAGGCGATACAGCTTGATCCCCGCAACCCGGAATTGTATTACAATCTCG
This genomic window from Spirochaetota bacterium contains:
- a CDS encoding phenylalanine--tRNA ligase subunit beta, producing MWLSLNILNKMVDTSGISPEEMALRITMSSAEIDSVEHVNTHFKTIYAAKILDVKPHPNADKLTLVDLDAGTRQYRVVCGAPNHRKGDIVPLATVGTVFAEGTIKKTKIRGEESEGMLCSERELGLSDDHSGIMVMPPDTKLGAPLSELYPLRMDVRFEIDNKSITHRPDLWSHEGFAREIGALFNRPFKSVIDYSLLDTMKNREELTVKILNPEASPRYSGLVVTGIKIAESPEWLKAAVEAIGMRPINNIVDITNYVMAEIGKPMHAFDRKKLKGNTIFVRLAGDKEPLMTLDGQTFELMSEDVVIADASGPIALAGVMGGGNSEIEDGTTEIVLEAANFNPVNIRKTANRYAHRTEAAIRFEKSLSPENTIPALLRCYDLIRQIIPGAEAASEIIDCYPVKQKSISIVTSADFIRKRLGQQVDDARIASILTSLDFKLKSDGSKLTIDVPSYRATKDISIPEDIVEEVGRIYGYDNITPAAPMVTCAPPRKNEFRLFERKVKGILSTHHNMIEVSGYSFTGEDPLNRLKINEDLELFLRNPLSKEQDRLRRSLVPNTVNNIKLNSRYSDEFRIYELGRVYLKKSRKSADLAEEKTMVTGALFMKKTDTPIFYGGKEVVTGLMAKLQVADYSLVPEEKALPPYAHPGRSMVVMVGKETAGCIFELHPDTMAAFDISGAAALFDIDLSIIYGARRKDTVFVELQKYPEVPFEVSVLADRQVYARDLCSLIAKVNRELIQSVEVVSIYEGSPIPEGRKSISLKAVFASKDRTLTPEEIEKLQKGTIEALNKKGYQLR
- the pheS gene encoding phenylalanine--tRNA ligase subunit alpha — protein: MEQELGTLRGEALAAIKAADSVQSIEELRIKYLGRKGALTQILRSVGNLQPEERAAIGKLSNQYKSEIETSLDARTAELSKSGAEEKIRKQWIDVTLDSPAATGRESLGRLHPISQIQYEIEDIFTSMGFEIQDGPEVETDYYNFEALNIPKHHPARDMQDTFWTEDGNLLRTHTSAIQIRALEKVKPPFKIVGPGRVFRYESTDASHENTFYQVEGMMVDREITVAHLIYVMKKLLSEIFHREVKVRLRPGYFPFVEPGFELDINCLICDGKGCSVCKQSGWVELLPCGLVHPNVLRMGGIDPEQWSGFAFGLGLNRLIMMKYGINDIRHFLSGDIRFLKQF
- a CDS encoding ROK family protein, with product MFAGIDIGGTKIKGILTDRSGRELSFREIETLKTAKDIDDSIIRLIEVLATSASVSKIDIKGIGIGTPGPIDKEKGLIIKAPNIPSFNNHPIAKNIESATGTKVFLENDATVALIGAWWKENVSKYRNWIMITLGTGIGGGVVIDNKIYTGQAGNAMEVGHMSIDYNGRECPCGSRGCWERYASAPAMVELGRELLKKNKKSSIQGRLDEEELSAKMISEEAAKKDETALKILEGYAAYVGFGIANLVNIFNPEAILIGGGVSRAHRLFLPSVKQVVNERVLKGFKGKCAILPLEDPMKVPAFGAAKIAINAMNG
- a CDS encoding carboxypeptidase M32; translation: MKSALDKFKEQWARISTLEQTISILSWDMETFMPEEGVKARSEQVTLLSELAHRWLVSDTMARLLEDAEAETRGGDYFSTEVAMVRVARRAFDQKVKIPEELVTRMARTTTKANSIWIDARKRSDFNAFAPILSELIELNREEADCLGYREHRYDALLDLFEPDLKTSAVEKLFTEMKAELVPLAREITESERAPDTSFLKQNFSAAAQEAFGLIVLKDMSYDFKRGRQDRSAHPFTTSFTPYDVRITTRFDENDLLSALFSTIHEGGHALYDQGLPLDLVNTPLCQPISLGVHESQSRLWENIVGRSRFFWKHYLPVLKKHFPGQLDGIGLEQFYRAVNSARPGLIRVESDELTYNLHIFIRFEIEKELIGGTLETKEIPEVWNEKYSQYLGITPPDDARGCLQDIHWAHGAFGYFPTYTIGNLLSAQLFNRALEDHPSIPYEIEQGNMGTLRGWLRDKVHRHGSRYTFTELVKEITGGEVRVQPFISYLSGKFREIYR
- a CDS encoding PHP domain-containing protein, which translates into the protein MKKIDFHTHTTASDGIFSPRQLIDLAVRNGIVAMAITDHDTVEGLPEAMDYAASLGLRLYPGIEFSIEYATGSFHLIGLDIDYRHEGLRSTAKRLTEFRNNRIFRIIDDLKQHGIDIPLDEVMAAAGGGAMGRPHVARVMVSHGHGPNIKDIFKNYLVPGKPGYVKKVRIEFNEAVALIKESGGIPVIAHPVSLECRDMDEFEGLLKGFVGAGVEGVEAYASMHTPEMAEMYRALAVKYNLVITGGSDFHGDKDETMGNYQKESPIPFELYEQLESYIGRRL
- a CDS encoding PTS sugar transporter subunit IIA; translated protein: MDLEELFEKKKILKIKSTEKQLVIKELVDKLQDLECITNKERYYAQVIHRESLENTGIGNGLAIPHARTESVSDLISIIGILEKPIDYQAPDEKPVKYVLLSIFPTEMSTKYLYLIGMMARLFSNKEKRKMIDAEPTPAKLYTLLKKEAKSYFESISTKDKPATGKPENLSGVPSSDLDLLIRLDSLYKLLDEGDKSESVTRKIESMRKLIDNRSLTYYERMRKKRDNPFSIVEKNSCSGCHMEIPPFYIEQIKERKGISLCTHCGRFLILL
- a CDS encoding tetratricopeptide repeat protein, producing the protein MKSYISIYLNMAVILFWIFLTSCSTTSDGKMVVAFNNSRMHSLNIEAKTYCNEALRYSKQKKTRDAIKAFTRSIEIDPSVAAYNGRSLEYYRAGRFDDAVTDANRAIMMNPKFPIPYVTRGNSFYRLKEYDRALKSYKKAIQLDPRNPELYYNLGLAYYKNEQYDDAMKSYDKAVELDPRYYAAWYNRACICSEKKDLEGAIEGLERAIAAGFNDADRVKGEAALANVRGLPEFKELLNKMGNRGNKPQ